Genomic DNA from Solanum dulcamara chromosome 4, daSolDulc1.2, whole genome shotgun sequence:
TGTCTATTTATATACTTCAAAGTTGAAAAACGTAGATATCTGTCAAGATCGAATTAAaagatatatttatgtattttatctAATGAGTTGCTCATCTCTGAAAATAACTCTCTACCTTCTCGAGATAGTAATAAGATCTGCTTATACTCTATCCTTATTAGACACTGTTTTTAATGTTATACTGAATTTGTTATTGTTGAGTTACTTGTAAATCGATTACTtgtgttaatttttttatatttttattaaattttttaaaaaaatctaatttaacatcttttaaaatttattttgttagaTTGCGCATGACATCTCGTAATAAACCTCCCCCGAGTTGGGCCTCCCACACCCTATATATTCGTACCCACAATTCCACTCACACAAAAATCGTTTGCGTTCTTCCACTAAATAATCAACTGCTTTTTCACTTTTCCGTCAGCCATGCCGGAACCCCACTTGAACGGAGCATATTACGGCCCATCAATTCCACCGGCGTCATCCAAAACCTACCACCGTCCAGGACACGGCGGCGGAGGAGGCTGCTGCTGCAACCCATTCACCTGTTGTTGCAGCTGTATCTTCAACTGCATCTGCACTTGCATCTTCCAAATCCTCTGTACTCTCTTAGTCATCATCGCCGTCGTCGGATTCATCCTCTGGTTCGTTCTCCGTCCAAACAAGGTAAACTTCCATATCGCCGATGCTTCACTTACCCAATTCGATTTCTCAACTAGAAACAACACCCTTCACTACGATCTCCACCTCAACGTCTCAATTCGAAACCCTAACAAACGAATTGGAATTTACTACGATTCAATTGAAGCTAGGGCTTTTTATCACGGCCAGAATTTCTCGACGACGAATCTTGACCCGTTTTATCAGGGTCACAAAAACACAACCGATTTGAATCTGGTGTTTAAGGGTCAGGATTCGGTTCAATTAGGATCCGAATACAATGTGGAAAAGGATTCTGGGGTTTATCAAATTGGATTAAGGCTTTACATGAAGATTAGGTTTAAATTTGGTTGGATTAAGACTAAGAAGATCAAGCCAATAATTAAGTGTGATTTGAAAGTTCCTTTCAAAGGTAATGGTACTTTTGAGAGAACTCAATGTAATCTTGATTGGTGATTTTTGCTTCTATGATTTCTTATTAATATTTTGTTGGATTATTGAAAGATTATTATTCATCCATTAGACAATGTggtattattattttagtttttgaatAGTATTGTTTTGTGAATAATTAATGAGTTTCCTTTTATTTTCCTCCCACTTACTTTATTTTGTGTTGTATTTCCTTGTTTTGAGCTTGCTTTAACAAACAACTAGCCATATTACTTTCTCTCAATCCAACAATAGTTGTTCATTATTGACATGACACACACCGAAAGATACAATAAATAGTAGGGATAGTATTACTATATTACCCTTCGAGTATATTAGATTTAATGCTTTGAGggtacaataaaaataaataggtaaataatttattgatttttcaAATCGGACAAATATtgttgaatatttatttttagtatacaacaacaacaacaacaacaacccagtgaaatcccacaacgtggggtctggggagggtagagtgtacgcagaccttactcttaccaaggtaggacggctgtttccgagagaccctcggctaaaaaaaaagcataaaaggaggtcagataaggttaagaaattcaaagcgctataggaaaataaataacgaaggcatcacagataaaatagagtaatcaaaagtactgaaagaaataaatagtaacagaaatagcagaaatgagagtacaaggaattgtaatgtgctactgcgcctatgaatagggaagaataacgagactatgtactagccttctaccctaatgtgggtcttccacagcctcctatctaaggtcatgtcctcggtaagctgtaactaagccatgtcctgtctaatcacctctccccaatacttcttcggcctacccctacctcttctgtaaccatccatggccaacctctcacacctcctcactgggtcatctgtgtctctcctcttcacatgcccaaaccatctcagtcgcatttcccgcatcttgtcttccaccgaggccactcctaccttgtcccgaatagcctcatttctaatcctgtcgctcctggtgtgaccacacatccatctcaacattctcatctcggcaactttcatcttttgaatatgagagatcttaactggccaacactctgccccatacaacatagccggtctaaccaccactttgtagaacttgcccttaagttgtggtggcaccttcttgtcgcatagcactccggaagcgagcctccatagcgaacaaataaagatggataaaggaaatataaattttatgtgatTTCACAAGTGAGATTTGCAGAATATGATGTGTATGTTGTTTTACTCTTATGGAGATGTGAGAGAGTGACAAACTCATATTTGTTTGGTCTTAGGTTGGTTCAAAGAACGAGAGTCGACTTACAATATTAGAAACATAGGTTGGTCTAAAGAAAGAGAGGTCGTATTTCTTTGGGTTGGTAGTAATGGAATGTTTTCATTATCTAAAATAATCCCTCCCACCAAAAGAAAGATTGATCACTTTCGGTAATCCAAGGCTTCATTGCGTGTCCTCGAGGTAGAAGCGACTTACAATATTAAGTTAGTTGTTCTTCAGTGATTGGCCATAGGTTTTATATTAGTGAAATAGTTATGCTAAACATATTGGAGTGGAGAATAGTAGCAACAATTGTTTTCAGCTTGCTTTTGTTAATGTGGATTAAGAGGATGATAATTGAATAgtgattatattttttatagaaaaatatatatttggtGCTCAAAACATTTCACATTTAATAGTTTACGCTAATATAAGTATTAATGGTTGTTTCCACACTCAAATTTGTGACATATATGGATAATAATTTTACTATTGTTCCTTTCAAATTAAGAGCTTGTTTGAATTGAATTGTTTTAGATATTTCTAAgccaaaataatttgaaagctttttaattttttaaacactttaaaataaaataacaaaagtaaaccaaaaattataaattattaataaactaTATCGCCATTCAAACAGGCCCTTAGAATATTTCCGTTGCATAAAAGTTGAAAAAGTGACCCCTTGGAATTGACACGTGGgtgtttaaattttgaattagaaTTAGAATTTTGctattaaaaaaggaaaaagaagttAGACTTGTGTTAAGCGGAAATAACACTACTTGCATACCTAGAAGGGGTGTGGTTTTGATGGAGTGCACTATTAAGAATAAGTGAATTAAGAAATGGGAGGAAACAACGGTTTTAGTCCATATATTATTGCATAATTTCAGTTTTAGTTTTTGTGTTATTTGATTATGCatatttaacttttaattatttgtaGTGTACGATTTTGATCTTTGGAGTTAACAAAActtaattatttatcaaaatgattattttgaaatatataaaataaaaataaattgaagggtTGGTGATTCTAAATGCTTGAAGAATTATATgagtaaaaaattaaatttaataaaaatgaaatgtttaattttttaaagagtgAAAGTTGTTAGGACACCATTGATAGCCTTAAGGAGCCTGTCGACCTACTAAATCCTCAAGTGTAATTGTATTTGACCTAGATTAGTAACCATtgaaaaagagaggaagaacgAGTCGCTAAGGAATAAAAAACAGAGCAGAGCGTTTGAACAAAATGGAgctaatgaataaaatataattttaattttatatacatGATTCTTCAAGCGTTTAAAATCATCAgccctttattttattttattttattttattttatatattataaaataatcattttgttAAATAGTTAACTTTTGTTAACTTCAAGGACTAAAACCGCACGCTTCAGGTTAAATGTGCATAGTTAAATATCACAGGGACTAAAATTGAAATTACGCAATAACAAAAAGACTAAAACCGCTATTTCCGCAAGATATAAATTTGATTGGTTTGTTCGATATGTTCTTATCagttaaaataatgaaaagctttttttcatataattatataatcatCTAAGgtcataaaagaaaaatataaactttGGAAAATGGCCTAAATGTCCTCGAACTactgaaaatggtacaaaattgctcctcatccatctattgggtCTAAAATGCCTTTGACATTCATCTTTagattcaaaaatgaccttttctttaacGGAAAAGGGCATGACgagcatttttgtaccatttccaaTAGTTTGAAGACATTTTAGGCTCTTTTCCGtcattaaaattctgttaaataaattttgatgtataattaattttaaataattaaattgtaaccaatagatgaccgccacgtgttttaaaaaaattatttataacttCTATATGATCCACACCACTTTTTTAGCATTTCGGGGTCATGAAATAGGAATTCAGGatttttctaactttttttttgtatattagcctatgaatattttaaaaatatgaccGTTCAAAACTTTCTGACCCCATATTTTGTAGGATCATTCGTAATTACCTATTAAATGATTTTCATAGCTTCTATAGGAACCacaccaattattttttttagcatttaggaggTGACGAATCTTGAATTCaagatttttcttattttgttgttTGTATTAACATATGGAATTTTGTAAACATAACTGTTCGAAATTTTTTGACCCCATATTTTGTAGGATCATCCGTAATTGCCTAATAAATGATATTCATAGCTTTTATAGGAtccacatatttttttattattattagtgataacgaaataaaaattcatgattttcctaagcttttcgtgtgtattaagcctatgaatattttgtaaatatgattgtatgtaactttttgactccaaattttATAGAACTTATCATAATTATCTACTGAATCTACTAAAAGATATTAATAGCTTGTATAGGATCCACACAATATTTTTAGCGTTTTGAGGTCATAGGACaaaaatttagattttttctcaatttttcgtgtgcaTTGGCCTATGAATAtaatgtaaatattatttttcgtAACTTTGAGACTCCTAATTTTGTAGGACCATTTGTAATACCTAATGAATGATATTCATAGCTTTTATAGCATTCACATAATATTTTTAGCGTTTAGAGATCACGAAATAAgaattcatgatttttttttccagttttatGTGTTTATTAGCCTATGcatatattgtaaatattacTATTCGAAATTTTTTGACCCCAAATTTTGTATGATCGTCCATAACTACCTAGCCTTAGAATATTTTGTAAACATGATTGTCTACATCTTTTAGACTCCTTATTTTGTAGGACCATCCGTAATTACCAAGTGGATGAATATGCATGTACGAAACTTTTTGATTCCAATTATTTTTAGGACCTTTAGTAATTACCTAGTAAATGATATTTATAACTTTTAGAGTTTAGAGGTCACAAAAAAGGAATTGAgtatttttctcaatttttcataccattagcctatgaatattttgtaaaATGCATGTCCAAAACTTTTTGACTTCAAATTTTGTAGGACAATCTGTAATTTTCTATTGAATGATATTCATAGCTTTTATAAGATTCACGTCACTTTTTTAGTATTTACGGATCATGAAACAAGAATTTGgtatttttctcaatttttcgtgaGCATTAGCCTATGATTGTTTTATAAATGCATGTCTGAaaatttttgactccaaattttGTTGAACCATCTGTAATTACCTAGTGAATGATATTCATAGCTTTTATAGAATTCATGCCATTTTTAGTGTTTAGGGGTCACGAAACATAATATAGTGTTTTTGTTAGTTTTTTGTAAGCTAatcctttaaatattttataaatatgttgTCCGAATTTTGTTGACTCCAAATTTTATAGAACCATCCGTAATTACCTAATATGGATGATATTCATAGCTTCTATAGGATCCACGCCACTTTTTTAGCGTTTAGGGGTCACCAAATAagaatttagtatttttatcaATTCTTTGTGAGTTAAGGctatgattatttttaaaatatgcttGTCCGAAactttttgatttaaaattttataggaTCATCGGTAATTTTCTAGTGAATGATATTCATAACTTGTATAGAATCCACATTCCCTTTTTTAGCGTTTAGGAGTTATGAAACAAGAATTTAGtgttttttctcaattttttgtgAGAATTAGCCTTTGAATATTTTGTAAATACGCATGTCCAAATTTTTTTGACTCCAATTTTTGTAGGACCATCCATAATTACGTAGTAAATGATATTCATAGCTTCTATATGATTCACGCCATTTCATAGCATTTAGATGTcgcaaaataagaaaataagaatttagTGTTTTTCTCTGTTTTTCATTAGCATTAgtctatgactattttgaaaatACGCATGTCCgaaacttttgactccaaattttATAATATCATCTGTAATTACCTAGTAAATGATAGTCATAGATTCTATAGGTCTTAGGGAACAATACGTGATCCACGTTATTTTTTAGCATTCAGAGGTcactcaaaaaaatatatgagatttttttaatgatttttcgtgtgtattagtcAATGAACTTTTTGGTGATATAATTTTTGAACACTATTTTTCCAAAACCTCTACAGGACCCTCTATAATGACCTGTAGAACATACGTATAAACTCACCATGAACGACACCATTTGTTTAACATTTAGAGGTCATtcaacagaaattaggtgattttctcagttttttgtgtgttggtTAATGAATTTTTTGTTGATATAGTTTTCGGGCACTGTTTTTTCAAATCTATTAAAGAAtcctccgtaatgacctaggagaACAATACATATAGCCTTACCATAGTTCACACCatcttttagcatttagggcccactcaaaaggaataaagcgattttctcaatttctcGCGTGTGTATTTtttgttgatattatttttgggCATTTCTTTTCCAAAACCTTTACATGTGCCTCCGTAATGATCTGGGGAATCAGTATGTATAGCCTTACTATGATCCACACTATAATTTTAGCATTTACGGGCCACCCTATGAGAATTTGacaattttcttaatttttcgtgtgttagtcAATGCATTTTTTGATAATATGATTTTGCGCactttttttcaaaacctttatctgtaatgacctagggaatagTATTTATAGCCTCACCATGATACATGTCtttttttagaatttagggGCCATttaacagaaattaggcgattttctcaattttacGTGTTtgttagtcaatgaattttttgatgatataaATTCTGGACACATTTTCCCAAAAAACTTTATAGGACCCTTCGTAAGGACATGGGGGAACCGTACATATAGCCTCACCATGATCCACACTATTTTTTTACCATTTAGTGGCCACTCAACAGAAATTAAACGATTTTCTTAgcgtttttttgtgtgttagtcaATGAAGTTTTTGGTGATATAGTTTTTGAgcaattttttttgtcaaaaccTTTACAAGAACCTTTCTGATAACCCCGGGGAACCACAAGTATAGTTTATTTCACGACTCAAGCTAGCCCCTAGGCGTGACACGATGATTAAAATTTTGatggactccaaccaagcctctttagCATACATAGTGtgacataaacaatatgaaatCAAGAGTAAATATAAATGCGGAAGATAGTCTCAACATGAAAATCTCGATATAAAGAGAATTCAAATATAATAGTCAGCATGAATGACCCATATTTCTATAGTCTGACAATGCCTCTATTAAACTTAAATGTGGCATAGGACaaactcctagctcaccaaacATAATTGAAGAACATAAGtttgaaaatgaaagaaaagacaTGATAGGTTCTCCTCggaatatgaggactcacctaAAGCTACTCTGAGTAGATCACCAACTAACCACGTGCAGGAGGATGAAAGATGGATCATACATTATAAAACAATGTAGGATAAAATATGCgttattacatggaatgtactaagtatggagAATATGCAATGCATGTCACAAATTATGATAATGgaatgaccaagctaaacatagttaaaaacctttaaaacattatgaaaacataatacatggtcaatgcaaactTATAAGAAAATCGTATGGCAAAACTAGAGTcataagtctttgtgagagatactGTTAAttgacataaatcatgtgagctataaatGGAGTACGGTATTTTCCTACACACCGAAAAGAGAGGAtccatacttgccaaggtaagaacCGTAACGCCTAATTGGATCCACTAAGTTACTAAGGAATCGAGCCTCAACTATTGGGTGACCCTTTcgaaggaatcaagcctctactaacaggtgatccttcttcctacggtgacacatagttatgggacaatggatTTCTACTAACGGTCTCACGCCTCTACTAATTGGTGGGTCTCTATCCCAAGATCCACTCAGTGTTAGGTGaactctcaacggaatatcATACGTAATATACCATAAGCtttgaagatggtaagaatctagtaatattAAGTTCATCAtatatacttgaaaatcataagaataacttcTTCAACATATCATGAAATCATACACATATTCATAAAGATACTTAtctaaaacatcaaaatcatgataagcttttgataaaattcatattgataTTTCATCTAGAAGCaaacttaaaatcatactttataAATTCGTGATAAATGTATACTCTTAAAACATAACTTATAGGCATAAAATAGGTATAATGCATGTATTCATATAAAAATCCTTGAAAACATGTGATTAAGatgaattcatgcataataagatcattgagAATGAATAAAACCATAATTGAATGAACCCCATGCTAATTGATCAAAACTAGATTTTAgacaaaattcatgaaaaagaGTTCAGAAAACATTAGGACTCCGTGGatggaaaggatccatggatgaaatttccacataccttgatgatcCTTAGCTattaaattgaaaaaggagactaGAATTTTTGAAATCCTAGCTTGATGGAGAAGAAAACTTTGAGAGAGAAATTCGTATAagccttagagaattttaggTGAATGAGAGAATGGGGAAATCTTAGAGgatttgggtatttatagttTATGGGGAAAAGGCCCAAAAAACGTCTAAAAGGAGTCCCAATTCAACATGGTTTCAATATTAAAAACATGGAAAAAGTTGAATACCCTTGAATTAAACTGCCCATCAAGGACGACGGCCAACTCTACAGACCATAGGAACTTGTACGGCCCATAAAGGTCTACGAGTCCTTTCTACGGCCCGTAGAACCTTGTATGACTCGTAAAGGTTGTCCGTAGAAAGTGTGTCCCCAAAAATGAGCTACTAGATTTGGACTAAATTCCTATGGGCTAGGTCTACAGGTCGTAGAAGACTTTACGTACTGAAGGCCCTCTTCTTCTTAAACAACCTACTAACTGGCCTTTAGAATTCCTTCAACGAAGACCTTCTACGGATTGTGAAACTTTATACGGTCTGTAAAAGGTCTTGTACAACCACCAGTGccaaaattttctaagtatgGGATTCCTTATCCCACGATGGCTCCATACGGTCTGTATACCTTTGTACGGATTGTAAAGATGATCGTAGACTTGTACCGGTgatattttttgagaattttcttttcatttcgACTTTCTAACTTTCAGGGTGTTACAACTTCATCATGATCCCTGctatttatttagaatttagaGGTCACTCAATCAGAATTCCGTGATCTTCTCAATTATATGTGTGTTAGtcaataaatttattattgatatgatttttggTACATTTTTTCGAAAAtctatcaccaaaatatttatggtttaacacactcgaaaaataagaaaatcttttaattccgcttgtgcggcaCTTAAATGCTAAGAATACGTAGTGGATCATGTTGAGGCTACACATAATACTCCCTTAGGTATTTATGGAGTATCCCATAATAGTTTCAGAAAAAAatgaccgaaagtcatatcatcgagtaacacacatgaaaaataaaaaaattataaaattctgCTTGTGCTtcctctaaatgctatgaatacaccGTTGACCTTACTGAGGCTACATATATTGCTCCCTCGGGTACTTATGATtgcgccggggctactagagtcgttcgctaggtcgttacggatgctacaaaataagaatctaataaaattcgatccgaacccctggcacctaaaacatctgtgggctaacacacgagaAAAATGGACAAAATCACCTAACTACTGCTGCGTCGttcctaaaatgctcctaaatatcCTAGAAGACGCACCGGGTCTACTGAAGTCGTTCGCCAAGTCGTTACGGAGCCTATAAAACAAGAATTCAACAAAATTCGACCTAAGCCCCAGCACGTAAATAATTTGTGGGCTAACcacgaaaaactgataaaatcgcCAAACTCCTGTtgtgtcgcccctaaaatgctcctaaatatgGTAGAAGCCACgccggggctattagagtcgttctccaggtcatttctGACACTAAAAAAGAAAGATCCAACAAAATTCACCCCAAATCCCTGCCagctaaaaattttgtgggttaacatatacgaaaaactgataaaattgcctaatttatgttacgtcgcccctaaaatgctcctaaacaccatAGTAGCCATACTGGGCTACTAgcgtcgttctccaggtcattacagacacTACAAAaaaagaatccaacaaaattcgatccggacccccggcaatCAAAACATCCGctggctaacacaaatgaaaaactgacaaaattgcataattacTGTTGTGTCGATCCTAAAAATGCTCGTAAACAGCTCAGAAGCTGCACTGGAGCTACTGGAGCCATTTTTAAAAGCGTTATGGACTCTACAAAAgtagaatccaaaaaaattcaatgtGGACCCTtggcacccaaaaaatctgtacgctaacacacatgaaaaactgacaaagtcgcctaatttctattaggtcgcccctaaaatgctcctaaacaccgtAGAAGTtgcgctggggctactagagtcgatCTCCAGGTTGTTAAGAATACTTCAAAAGAAGAATCTAACAAAATTCGATTCGAACcttgacacctaaaaaatttgtgggctaacacacaagaaaaactttaaaaaatcacCAAATTACTATTGCATCGCCTCTAAAATAGTCCTAAACTCTGTAGAAGTCgcgccggggttactggagttgttccccaggtcattacagatgctataAAAGAAGAATGCAATTAAATTTGATCCAGACCCCCGACAACTAATGAATCCGCTGGCTAACATACaagaaaaactaataaaattgcTTAATTACTGTTGCGTCAatcctaaaatgctcctaaacatctCAGAAGCTACActagagctactggagtcatttttcAAGGCGTTACGAACAATACaaaagaagaatccaacaaaattcaatCTTGACCcttgacacctaaaaaatccatgggcacacacacg
This window encodes:
- the LOC129885145 gene encoding NDR1/HIN1-like protein 10 — encoded protein: MPEPHLNGAYYGPSIPPASSKTYHRPGHGGGGGCCCNPFTCCCSCIFNCICTCIFQILCTLLVIIAVVGFILWFVLRPNKVNFHIADASLTQFDFSTRNNTLHYDLHLNVSIRNPNKRIGIYYDSIEARAFYHGQNFSTTNLDPFYQGHKNTTDLNLVFKGQDSVQLGSEYNVEKDSGVYQIGLRLYMKIRFKFGWIKTKKIKPIIKCDLKVPFKGNGTFERTQCNLDW